The Impatiens glandulifera chromosome 8, dImpGla2.1, whole genome shotgun sequence genome includes a window with the following:
- the LOC124913392 gene encoding single-stranded DNA-binding protein 1-like, which translates to MEKTMKRNTYEINILNNTYSNFKKNFFKRQSERFDCEREFAIELHQEVMAGVSLIQGQMLEFTNYMNRADDERMEHADSFARQIQAVKNAEVAANKKKNLISLDVDNVKNGEGSSRGGGSSRGGVSTDTRSKRKPIDEGGFRPTKRGGGRSGDHGGGSGGSGGRGGRGGRSLPPFQNLLSREWFNYPIVKREEQ; encoded by the coding sequence atggagaagactATGAAGAGGAACACGTATGAGATCAACATCCTCAATAATACATACTCCAATTTCAAAAAGAACTTTTTTAAACGGCAGTCCGAAAGGTTTGATTGCGAAAGGGAATTCGCCATTGAACTTCATCAAGAAGTTATGGCTGGAGTGAGTTTGATTCAAGGTCAAATGCTTGAGTTCACCAATTATATGAATAGAGCCGATGACGAGCGAATGGAACACGCTGATTCATTCGCAAGACAAATTCAAGCCGTTAAAAATGCTGAAGTTGCTGCTAATAAAAAGAAGAACCTCATTTCCCTTGacgttgataatgttaaaaatggGGAAGGAAGTTCAAGAGGCGGTGGAAGCAGTAGAGGAGGTGTTTCGACCGACACCAGATCCAAGAGAAAACCAATTGATGAAGGAGGTTTCAGACCAaccaaaagaggtggaggtcgcaGCGGTGATCATGGTGGTGGAAGTGGTGGAAGCGGTGGAAGAGGTGGTCGCGGTGGCCGTTCTCTCCCTCCATTTCAAAACCTCCTATCTAGGGAATGGTTTAATTACCCAAttgtgaaaagggaagaacaataa
- the LOC124913393 gene encoding uncharacterized protein LOC124913393 — protein MSLLRKIFMFTKKNYDKWKIRMQAHLASLDDDMWYVITDGPMKIMKANSTTTSDGTPLMKEKPMYEWTSEEKRNNNLENMAKDILYKTLDNNMFSKIKACFSAKEIWEKLTQLYEGNEQPKQNKLMVVTHNFEKVKMRSRETMTEFDERFSIIVIELLTLGKTYRNREVVTKVLRALPRE, from the coding sequence atgtctCTCCTAAGAAAGATCTTTATGTTCACGAAGAAGAACTATGACAAATGGAAGATAAGAATGCAAGCGCATTTGGCCTCcctagatgatgacatgtggtatgtcatcactgACGGCCCAATGAAAATCATGAAGGCCAACTCCACCACAACCTCCGATGGTACTCCTTTGATGAAGGAGAAACCAATGTATGAGTGGACCTCTGAAGAGAAGAGGAACAACAACCTTGAAAATATGGCCAAAGACATTCTTTATAAGACACTAGATAATAACATGTTCAGCAAGATCAAGGCCTGCTtttctgctaaagaaatttgggagaagctgactcaacTCTATGAGGGAAACGaacaaccaaaacaaaacaagCTGATGGTTGTCACgcataattttgaaaaagtaaagATGCGTTCTAGAGAGACAATGACTGAATTTGATGAAAGATTCAGTATCATTGTCATCGAGCTCTTAACTTTGGGGAAGACCTATAGAAACCGTGAGGTTGTTACCAAAGTCTTGCGAGCTCTACCCAGAGAATGA